Proteins from a single region of Antechinus flavipes isolate AdamAnt ecotype Samford, QLD, Australia chromosome 2, AdamAnt_v2, whole genome shotgun sequence:
- the CTXN2 gene encoding cortexin-2, whose translation MMSSIHHSNGAASMSVNKVSAFSLTLEQKTGFAFVGILCIFLGLLIIRCFKILLDPYSSMPSSTWEDEVEEFDKGTFEYALA comes from the coding sequence ATGATGAGTAGTATCCACCATAGCAACGGAGCAGCCAGCATGAGTGTCAACAAAGTTTCAGCTTTCTCATTGACATTGGAACAAAAAACAGGCTTTGCATTTGTGGGGATTCTGTGCATTTTTTTGGGCCTTCTTATTATCAGATGCTTTAAAATTCTGCTGGACCCCTACAGTAGTATGCCTTCTTCCACTTGGGAAGATGAAGTGGAAGAGTTTGATAAAGGAACCTTTGAATATGCACTTGCATGA